In Hwangdonia lutea, a single window of DNA contains:
- a CDS encoding response regulator produces MIEQIKILMIDDHPMIIEGYQNTLLFTKKDNQELSIDIANNCDEALAFMNKSIENNRPYNVLFVDISLPPSADGTMQSGEDLAEYARKILPNAKIIVLTMFNESFRIHNIIKTIDPEGFLIKSDLTSSELASAFQAVLNNPPFYSGTVNRHIRKTITSDIVIDDKNRKILHLLSQGVRTKNLASHLDISISAIEKRKKQLRELFSVHDGQDETLIKNARKEGFV; encoded by the coding sequence ATGATTGAGCAAATTAAAATACTAATGATTGATGACCACCCCATGATTATTGAAGGGTATCAAAACACATTGCTATTTACCAAAAAGGACAACCAGGAATTATCGATTGATATAGCAAATAATTGCGACGAAGCCTTAGCTTTTATGAATAAATCGATTGAAAATAACAGACCTTACAATGTGTTGTTTGTAGATATTAGTTTGCCGCCATCTGCAGATGGTACTATGCAGTCTGGTGAAGATTTAGCAGAATATGCCCGAAAGATTTTACCAAATGCCAAAATTATTGTGTTAACCATGTTTAACGAATCTTTTCGTATTCACAATATTATTAAAACCATAGACCCGGAAGGGTTTTTAATTAAAAGCGATTTAACATCAAGCGAACTGGCAAGTGCCTTTCAAGCGGTACTTAACAATCCGCCATTTTATAGCGGCACCGTAAATAGGCATATAAGAAAAACCATTACAAGCGATATTGTAATTGATGATAAAAACAGAAAGATACTCCATTTACTATCTCAAGGTGTACGAACCAAAAATTTAGCCTCTCATTTAGACATATCCATAAGTGCCATAGAAAAGAGAAAAAAGCAACTCAGGGAACTGTTTTCGGTGCACGATGGGCAAGATGAAACTTTAATAAAAAACGCCCGAAAAGAAGGTTTTGTGTAG
- a CDS encoding tetratricopeptide repeat protein yields MSRIILIVFIISSFKTEAQTSVLNIADNLFAHGNYSKAIAQYKKHDNLPEVYHKIAKAYIAIGNYDEALVNYEKGVETNPNNTLLKYDFGKFLYRTKNFKRASEVFNKLVYTDYKNPNFHYELGLTLEQLKDSTAQNRFYSAFQLDSTHQKAIYKIAKFHLKKGHNKLVDKYIDVGLSSYKNNKQLISLKAQNYYVRHQFENAIVWFEKLLELGESSEFIHEKLSLSYAQLFEFEKAITQRELALKFNPLDATAIYVIGTYYEKIDDFKNAEKNISKALSILDQPLDVEYVKLATVLNRQKKYKEGIEAIKKAVKENPTNEFSNFHLAITLEAYYADYDAKIKVFEDFKKKFPNGKLNGYADERISKLKKEKFLKVKKKAD; encoded by the coding sequence ATGAGTAGAATAATCTTAATTGTTTTTATAATATCATCATTTAAAACCGAAGCACAAACTTCGGTTTTAAACATTGCCGATAATTTATTTGCCCACGGCAATTATAGTAAAGCTATTGCGCAATATAAAAAACACGATAATCTGCCTGAAGTATATCATAAAATAGCAAAGGCATACATCGCCATTGGCAATTACGATGAGGCTTTAGTTAATTATGAAAAAGGCGTTGAAACAAACCCAAATAATACATTGCTAAAATATGATTTCGGTAAGTTTTTATACCGAACTAAAAACTTTAAAAGAGCCTCAGAAGTTTTTAATAAATTGGTTTACACCGATTATAAAAATCCAAATTTCCATTACGAGTTGGGTTTAACTTTAGAGCAATTAAAAGACTCTACGGCACAAAATAGATTTTATAGTGCGTTTCAATTGGACAGCACGCATCAAAAAGCCATTTATAAAATAGCTAAATTTCATCTTAAAAAAGGGCATAATAAATTAGTTGATAAATATATCGATGTTGGCTTATCATCTTATAAAAACAACAAACAATTAATAAGCTTGAAAGCGCAAAACTATTATGTAAGACATCAATTTGAAAATGCTATTGTTTGGTTTGAAAAGCTTTTGGAATTAGGTGAATCCTCAGAGTTTATACATGAAAAATTAAGTTTGAGCTACGCACAATTATTTGAATTTGAAAAAGCAATAACCCAGCGAGAATTGGCCTTAAAATTTAATCCGTTAGATGCTACGGCTATTTATGTGATTGGAACGTATTACGAAAAAATAGATGATTTTAAAAATGCAGAAAAAAATATTTCGAAGGCCTTATCCATTTTAGACCAACCATTGGATGTAGAATATGTAAAACTGGCAACGGTTTTAAATCGGCAAAAAAAATATAAAGAAGGTATAGAAGCTATAAAAAAAGCGGTTAAAGAAAATCCTACTAACGAGTTTTCTAATTTTCATCTGGCAATAACACTCGAAGCTTATTACGCAGATTATGATGCCAAAATTAAAGTGTTTGAAGATTTTAAGAAAAAATTCCCAAATGGTAAATTGAATGGTTATGCCGATGAACGTATTTCGAAACTTAAAAAAGAAAAGTTTCTTAAAGTAAAAAAGAAAGCAGATTAA
- a CDS encoding energy transducer TonB, protein MIHYILQTVAFQLIFLLAYDVFLKRDTFFKWNRLYLLATAMLSLILPFIKLESFKKVVPQNYIITLPEVVLGQSDANANNTVALNAVVLKQHSVQVWELVFYIGLIIAFLLFLYKIFKIAALVVKNPKQSVGNIVLVELLNSTAAFSFFHYIFLGEKLKAEDKETILKHELIHTQQKHTFDLLFFEVLRIVFWFNPFVYIYQSRMATLHEFIADAHAVKHQNKAQYYQNLLAEVFETKNISFINTFFKQSLIKKRIVMLSKTKSKQINLLKYALLIPLVFGMLVYTSCTQTLNAQNKKNNTNTEQKKESPLVKKIKAVKEQIAVQGHVNKEEEKGLSLLLDIVKEETFNANLVEEVLRFTNQESKSELVEKISAVFEQIQVQGNLNDAEEKELKNLLVLTSDDGLNNPLFADVLNDVEVPFAVIDQVPIYPGCEDLTSEEQKKCISENISKHVQRNFNTGLANTLGLTGRQRINVIFKIDTEGQIKGIRSRAPHPDLEAEAIRVIKTLPKMIPGKQKGKAVTVPYSLPIIFQVADKTADDKTKTVAYQENKKKDIFGVNMEEDIEVPFAVIEHVPVYPGCEEGNNAEKKKCMSEKISNFVAENFNTKIADANNLSGRQRINVIFKIDKEGHITGVRSRAAHPALEAEAIRVISALPKMKPGVQRGKAVTVPYSLPIIFEVEDTEMLDEVTVNNAPDASNTSNELPFAIVDKAPMLPVCKSLKTEKEKRTCTSRGISEYVNKNFNTNLASQLGLKGRQSINVVFKITKKGKIEIEKSRAPHPDLEAEAIRVLKSIPKMIPGKQGGKKVDVIYSLPIIFQVNE, encoded by the coding sequence ATGATACATTATATATTACAAACCGTAGCGTTTCAACTCATTTTTTTATTGGCTTACGATGTGTTTTTAAAACGCGACACCTTTTTTAAATGGAACAGGTTATACCTCTTGGCCACCGCTATGCTATCGCTAATTCTTCCGTTTATAAAATTGGAAAGCTTCAAAAAGGTAGTGCCGCAAAATTATATTATTACATTGCCCGAAGTCGTTTTGGGGCAATCTGATGCCAATGCAAACAACACCGTTGCATTAAATGCTGTGGTTTTAAAGCAGCATTCCGTACAGGTTTGGGAGTTGGTGTTTTACATTGGTTTAATTATCGCGTTCTTATTGTTTTTATATAAAATTTTTAAAATAGCTGCTTTGGTGGTTAAAAATCCAAAACAATCCGTGGGCAATATAGTGCTGGTTGAATTGTTAAACAGCACCGCGGCATTTTCGTTTTTCCATTATATATTTTTAGGGGAAAAGCTTAAAGCGGAAGACAAAGAAACCATTTTAAAACACGAGCTAATCCACACGCAACAAAAACACACCTTTGATTTATTGTTTTTTGAGGTGTTGCGTATCGTTTTTTGGTTTAATCCGTTTGTGTACATCTACCAAAGCCGAATGGCGACATTGCACGAGTTTATTGCCGATGCCCATGCGGTAAAACATCAAAATAAAGCACAGTATTATCAAAACCTTTTGGCTGAGGTTTTCGAGACCAAAAATATATCATTCATCAATACATTTTTTAAACAATCATTAATCAAAAAACGAATCGTTATGTTATCAAAAACAAAATCAAAACAAATTAATTTATTAAAATATGCGTTGCTTATTCCGTTGGTTTTTGGGATGTTGGTTTATACATCCTGTACGCAAACCCTAAATGCACAAAACAAAAAAAATAATACTAATACTGAACAAAAAAAGGAGAGCCCATTAGTAAAGAAAATAAAAGCGGTAAAAGAGCAAATAGCAGTTCAAGGTCATGTAAATAAAGAAGAAGAAAAAGGTTTGAGTCTTTTGCTGGACATCGTAAAGGAAGAAACCTTTAATGCTAATTTGGTAGAAGAAGTACTAAGATTTACAAATCAAGAATCAAAATCAGAATTGGTTGAAAAAATCTCTGCAGTGTTTGAGCAAATTCAAGTGCAAGGAAATTTAAACGATGCGGAAGAAAAAGAATTAAAAAACTTACTTGTTTTAACAAGTGATGATGGGTTGAACAATCCATTATTTGCGGATGTTTTAAACGATGTTGAAGTCCCATTTGCAGTTATTGACCAAGTTCCTATATATCCAGGTTGTGAAGATTTAACAAGCGAAGAACAAAAAAAATGCATATCCGAAAACATTTCAAAACATGTACAGCGCAACTTTAATACGGGTTTAGCCAACACGTTGGGTTTAACTGGCAGACAGCGCATCAATGTTATTTTTAAAATTGATACTGAGGGCCAAATTAAAGGTATTCGTTCCAGAGCGCCACACCCCGATTTAGAGGCAGAGGCCATTCGGGTTATTAAAACCTTGCCAAAAATGATTCCGGGAAAGCAAAAAGGTAAAGCTGTAACGGTGCCATATTCGTTGCCCATAATATTTCAAGTGGCAGATAAAACGGCTGACGATAAAACTAAAACTGTTGCTTATCAAGAAAATAAGAAAAAGGATATTTTTGGAGTAAACATGGAAGAAGATATAGAAGTCCCTTTTGCAGTAATTGAACATGTACCCGTTTATCCAGGTTGTGAGGAAGGAAACAATGCCGAAAAGAAAAAATGCATGAGCGAAAAAATCAGCAATTTTGTAGCAGAAAATTTCAACACTAAAATAGCTGATGCAAACAATTTAAGTGGCAGACAGCGCATTAATGTTATTTTTAAAATTGATAAAGAAGGGCATATTACAGGCGTGCGTTCCAGAGCTGCACATCCCGCTTTAGAGGCTGAAGCGATACGTGTAATTTCGGCTTTGCCAAAAATGAAACCGGGTGTGCAACGTGGTAAAGCGGTAACTGTGCCATATTCCTTACCTATTATTTTTGAGGTTGAGGATACAGAAATGCTTGATGAAGTTACCGTTAACAATGCACCAGATGCATCAAATACATCAAATGAACTGCCCTTTGCTATTGTTGATAAAGCACCAATGTTGCCAGTATGCAAATCGTTAAAAACCGAAAAAGAAAAAAGAACATGTACAAGCAGAGGTATTAGTGAATATGTGAATAAAAATTTCAATACCAATTTAGCTTCTCAACTCGGTTTAAAAGGCAGACAAAGCATTAACGTGGTTTTTAAAATAACAAAAAAAGGAAAAATAGAAATAGAAAAATCCAGAGCGCCACACCCCGATTTGGAAGCTGAGGCTATTCGTGTTTTAAAATCTATACCAAAAATGATTCCTGGAAAACAAGGTGGTAAAAAAGTAGATGTAATTTATTCGTTACCCATAATTTTTCAAGTAAATGAGTAG
- a CDS encoding BlaI/MecI/CopY family transcriptional regulator, with the protein MKQLTKAEEDIMQILWQLKKANVKAIIKELPEPKPAYNTVSTIVRILESKGFVDYEKQGKGHLYFPIVPQQEYSNQSINKLVDNYFQGSFKSMVSFFVKKNDISLNELESVLKEINKNAKK; encoded by the coding sequence ATGAAACAGCTCACCAAAGCCGAAGAAGATATTATGCAAATACTTTGGCAACTAAAAAAAGCCAATGTAAAGGCTATAATAAAAGAGCTTCCCGAGCCAAAACCGGCATACAATACCGTATCGACCATTGTACGGATTTTAGAGAGCAAAGGCTTTGTAGATTACGAAAAACAGGGCAAAGGGCATTTGTATTTCCCCATTGTTCCGCAACAGGAATACAGCAACCAATCCATAAATAAATTGGTCGATAATTATTTTCAGGGGTCGTTTAAAAGCATGGTGTCTTTCTTTGTAAAGAAAAACGATATTAGTTTAAACGAGTTGGAATCGGTTTTAAAGGAAATTAATAAAAATGCCAAAAAATGA
- a CDS encoding LacI family DNA-binding transcriptional regulator — protein MVTLKQLAKELNVSISTVSKALNNSEEIGKETIKRVKELAELYNYKPNKVALSLKQNRTNTIGVIIPDILNHFLSKVLFGIEREASLHGYNIMTCISNESLEKEKESLQLLANGSVDGFILCLSEETQIKNEIEHFKQTIKRGLPIVMFDRVAHDVLCDKVIVDDFDATYRATKNLLDENRKQIAFFSNIDDLSVGKLRERGYNKAILESQSHKPLVLNIKKEDNPQEKIIAFMKQHKNIDAVISADSASGVIAINVATSFGLKVPKDISVIGFSSQSVSNHSIPRLSTIRQHAKEIGANAAQMLINRLQNVSGEASEFKTKIVKTSLVKNGSTL, from the coding sequence ATGGTTACTTTAAAACAATTGGCAAAAGAGTTAAATGTTTCAATATCTACAGTTTCAAAAGCATTAAATAACAGTGAGGAAATTGGCAAGGAAACTATTAAGCGTGTTAAAGAACTTGCGGAGCTTTATAATTACAAACCTAATAAGGTAGCATTAAGTTTAAAGCAAAACAGAACCAACACCATTGGTGTAATTATTCCAGATATACTCAATCATTTTTTATCAAAGGTATTGTTTGGTATAGAGCGCGAAGCGTCATTACACGGTTATAATATTATGACCTGTATTTCAAACGAGTCTTTAGAAAAAGAAAAGGAAAGCCTGCAATTATTGGCCAACGGAAGTGTAGATGGATTTATTCTGTGCCTTTCGGAAGAAACCCAAATTAAAAATGAAATCGAACATTTTAAACAAACCATAAAACGAGGCTTGCCCATCGTGATGTTTGATAGGGTGGCACACGATGTATTGTGCGATAAAGTAATCGTTGATGATTTTGACGCCACTTACAGGGCCACTAAAAACTTGTTGGACGAAAACAGAAAACAAATAGCCTTTTTTAGCAATATTGACGATTTAAGCGTTGGGAAATTAAGAGAACGAGGATACAATAAAGCTATTTTAGAAAGCCAATCGCACAAACCGTTGGTCTTGAATATTAAAAAAGAAGATAATCCCCAAGAAAAAATAATAGCTTTTATGAAACAGCATAAAAACATTGATGCCGTAATTTCTGCCGATAGTGCTTCTGGGGTTATTGCTATTAATGTGGCTACAAGTTTTGGGCTTAAAGTTCCAAAAGACATATCGGTAATTGGGTTTTCTAGCCAATCGGTTTCTAATCATTCCATACCTCGGCTTAGCACCATTAGGCAGCATGCTAAAGAAATTGGAGCCAATGCTGCGCAAATGCTCATTAATAGATTACAGAATGTATCCGGGGAAGCAAGTGAATTTAAAACCAAAATTGTTAAAACAAGCTTAGTAAAAAACGGTTCCACTTTGTAA
- a CDS encoding tetratricopeptide repeat-containing sensor histidine kinase: MKIIFFYISLFTFITSAQAQETKTFKVIDSIQKNGLANSQDSLLFADAHYKIGEGYRYSILADSAYYHYHKAEQIYRKFNNKLKIAKTLYGIAVIQKDEKDFTGSEVTSVEAISLLNQLEKTNEVDKYKSFLFNNLGLVFDQLELYDESISYHKKALAIKRKLKGNTKATIDNSKNNLALSYKNSQQYKLALDFYGQILKNKNLVNERPDFYALVLDNYAHTLYLTQNEEQLPDLYLKALRICDSLNNSAASYNSIVINQHLAEYYHDKNVTDSALHYAYRAKDISEQYHNDDLLKSLLLLSKVEEGNTAAKYLKDYISLSDSLQKAERTIRNKFARIKYETNQIEQENIRIARERLWLLIISIILIVTSFLIYLVVTQRNKNKELKFIQQQQETNEEIYNLMLSQQDNIEEARTLEKKRVSQELHDGVLGRLFGTRLSLDSLNMGTSVEAINTRSQYINELKTIEEDIRKVSHELNTDFVSGSGFMDIIKTLIETQTKAYGFNYELNNKDVDWEEASNKTKIHIYRIIQESLQNIYKHANATLVKISFEVKNNVFCLTINDNGSGFDVNKAKKGIGLKNINSRVEEIKGELTIKSELNKGTTIKIKVKTD, from the coding sequence TTGAAAATTATATTTTTTTACATAAGTCTTTTTACATTTATTACTTCAGCTCAGGCTCAGGAAACTAAAACTTTTAAAGTCATAGATTCTATTCAGAAAAATGGATTGGCTAATTCTCAAGATTCCTTACTGTTTGCAGATGCTCATTATAAAATAGGAGAAGGCTATCGATATAGTATTTTAGCCGATAGCGCCTATTACCACTACCACAAAGCCGAACAGATTTACAGAAAGTTTAACAACAAATTGAAAATAGCTAAAACCTTGTATGGTATTGCCGTGATTCAGAAAGATGAAAAAGATTTTACGGGCAGCGAAGTCACCTCGGTTGAAGCTATTTCGCTATTAAATCAATTAGAAAAAACAAATGAAGTTGATAAGTATAAGTCGTTTTTATTCAATAACTTAGGATTGGTTTTCGACCAATTAGAATTGTACGACGAGTCCATTTCATACCATAAAAAAGCTTTAGCCATTAAAAGAAAACTGAAAGGCAATACAAAAGCAACCATTGATAATTCTAAAAACAATTTGGCATTATCATATAAAAACTCTCAACAGTATAAATTAGCCTTAGATTTTTATGGTCAAATTTTAAAAAATAAAAATTTGGTTAACGAACGACCAGATTTTTATGCACTGGTACTCGATAACTATGCGCACACCTTGTATTTAACACAAAACGAAGAGCAATTACCAGATTTATATTTAAAAGCCTTAAGAATTTGCGACAGTTTAAATAACAGCGCGGCAAGTTATAATTCCATTGTAATAAATCAGCATTTAGCAGAATACTACCATGATAAAAATGTAACAGACTCAGCTTTACACTATGCTTATAGGGCTAAAGATATTTCAGAGCAATATCATAACGACGATTTATTAAAATCACTCTTATTACTTTCAAAAGTTGAAGAAGGAAACACCGCTGCCAAATATTTAAAAGATTATATATCACTTAGTGATAGTCTGCAAAAGGCCGAACGAACTATCAGAAATAAATTTGCGAGAATTAAATATGAAACCAATCAAATAGAACAAGAAAACATCAGGATTGCGCGCGAACGCTTGTGGCTTTTAATTATTTCAATCATATTAATTGTAACGTCGTTCTTAATATACTTGGTGGTTACTCAAAGAAACAAAAACAAAGAATTAAAATTTATCCAACAACAACAAGAAACCAACGAGGAGATTTATAACCTGATGCTTTCTCAGCAAGATAATATTGAAGAAGCAAGAACATTAGAGAAAAAACGGGTTTCCCAGGAATTACACGATGGTGTTTTAGGACGTTTGTTCGGAACCCGCTTAAGCTTAGATAGTTTAAACATGGGCACCAGTGTTGAAGCCATAAATACCAGAAGCCAATATATTAACGAACTTAAAACCATTGAAGAGGATATTAGAAAAGTATCGCACGAATTAAATACCGATTTTGTTTCTGGATCCGGGTTTATGGATATAATTAAAACCTTAATAGAAACACAAACCAAAGCTTATGGTTTTAATTACGAATTAAACAATAAGGATGTCGATTGGGAAGAAGCATCGAACAAAACTAAAATTCACATTTACAGAATTATACAAGAATCATTGCAAAACATCTATAAACACGCTAATGCAACTCTTGTAAAAATTAGTTTTGAAGTTAAAAATAACGTATTTTGCTTAACCATAAACGACAATGGTTCTGGGTTTGATGTCAATAAAGCCAAAAAAGGCATTGGTTTAAAAAACATTAATTCGAGAGTTGAAGAAATTAAAGGCGAATTAACCATAAAATCAGAATTAAACAAAGGCACAACCATAAAAATAAAGGTTAAAACAGATTAA
- a CDS encoding DUF456 domain-containing protein, whose product MDIILVIVAALFLVLGLIGSFLPVLPGPLTSWIGLLIVHLTEAIPMDRSFVIITLVIAILIWVLDYIIPAIGTKRFGGTKSGMIGTTLGLIVGLIAPIPGGIIIGPFVGALIGELLNNADSKTAFKAAFGSFIGFLTSTFIKFIVAIIYFGLFIGILWEHKKALFSF is encoded by the coding sequence ATGGATATTATTTTAGTTATTGTTGCTGCCTTATTTCTTGTTTTAGGACTCATAGGCAGTTTCCTTCCCGTTTTACCCGGGCCCTTAACAAGTTGGATTGGCTTGTTAATAGTTCATTTAACAGAGGCCATTCCCATGGATAGGTCGTTTGTAATTATCACACTCGTTATTGCCATTCTCATTTGGGTTTTGGATTATATTATTCCCGCTATAGGCACGAAACGTTTTGGCGGCACAAAATCGGGGATGATCGGCACTACTTTAGGCTTAATTGTTGGGTTAATTGCCCCAATTCCGGGTGGTATTATTATTGGTCCTTTTGTTGGCGCACTTATTGGCGAACTGTTAAACAATGCCGACTCCAAAACAGCTTTTAAAGCCGCCTTTGGTTCGTTTATTGGGTTTTTAACTTCAACTTTTATAAAGTTTATAGTTGCCATTATTTATTTCGGACTGTTTATTGGCATTTTATGGGAGCATAAAAAAGCTCTTTTTTCATTTTAA
- a CDS encoding glycosyltransferase family 2 protein: MVLISIIVTLLYLLLIGSFVIGFDKIPVFKLKDLKSKTTFSVIIPFRNEAGNLPNLLASIDALEYPNHLHEVIFVDDESDDESVNLIMRFLTNVRNDIKVISNKRASNSPKKDAITTAVKQAKNDWILTTDADCILPKYWLDSFDECIQTTTSKCIVAPVIFHVKSGFLNRFQLLDMLSLQGATMGGFGIKKPFLCNGANFAYQKELFETLNGFDGNKNIASGDDIFLLEKAVKKHPENVTYLKCEQAIVTTNAQPNWKALKAQRIRWAAKTSAYNNLFGKLTGVMVFLINALIISLLPWVLLKVLSIKIFVYLLIIKFSIDYLLIFKSASFFNQKQVLSTYIFGFLLYPFFSVYIALISLFKGYKWKGRDFKK, encoded by the coding sequence ATGGTTTTAATCAGTATTATTGTAACACTTTTGTATTTACTTTTAATAGGGAGTTTTGTTATTGGATTTGATAAAATTCCTGTTTTTAAGCTGAAGGATCTTAAATCAAAAACCACCTTTTCCGTAATTATTCCTTTTAGAAATGAAGCTGGAAATTTACCAAATCTACTAGCTTCAATTGATGCTTTGGAATACCCGAATCATTTACATGAAGTTATTTTTGTTGATGATGAATCGGATGATGAGTCCGTTAATTTAATTATGAGATTTCTCACTAATGTTCGAAATGACATCAAAGTAATTTCAAACAAAAGAGCATCAAATTCACCAAAAAAAGACGCGATAACCACAGCTGTAAAACAGGCCAAAAACGACTGGATTTTAACCACCGATGCCGATTGTATTTTGCCCAAATATTGGTTGGATAGTTTTGATGAATGTATTCAAACCACAACAAGTAAATGCATTGTAGCTCCCGTAATTTTCCATGTTAAAAGCGGGTTTTTAAATCGTTTTCAACTACTCGATATGTTAAGTTTACAAGGTGCTACCATGGGCGGCTTTGGCATTAAAAAACCCTTTTTGTGCAATGGTGCCAATTTCGCATATCAAAAAGAGCTATTCGAAACATTAAACGGATTTGACGGCAACAAAAACATAGCCAGCGGCGATGATATTTTTCTGTTGGAAAAGGCTGTAAAAAAACACCCTGAAAACGTAACCTATTTAAAATGCGAACAAGCTATTGTAACCACAAATGCACAACCAAATTGGAAGGCTTTAAAAGCACAACGCATTCGGTGGGCCGCAAAAACAAGTGCTTACAACAACCTGTTTGGAAAGCTAACAGGCGTAATGGTGTTCCTCATAAATGCTTTGATTATTTCGCTTTTACCTTGGGTTTTACTAAAGGTACTCAGCATTAAAATCTTTGTTTATCTTTTAATAATCAAATTTAGTATCGACTATTTATTGATTTTTAAATCGGCTTCATTCTTTAACCAAAAGCAGGTTTTAAGCACTTATATTTTTGGGTTTCTGCTCTATCCTTTTTTTAGCGTTTATATCGCTTTAATTTCGTTATTTAAAGGTTACAAATGGAAAGGTCGGGATTTCAAAAAATAA